In the Malania oleifera isolate guangnan ecotype guangnan chromosome 1, ASM2987363v1, whole genome shotgun sequence genome, one interval contains:
- the LOC131167789 gene encoding E3 ubiquitin-protein ligase At4g11680-like isoform X2: MNTRYFFPPESLCSSATPVSFSSISPAGEDRIAAGVRNRSPRVAPSSLLIRIAMRISRARWFSFLRRVFHYQNGSRSNLGSNPFNSGTWMVLEFLALAVQISITSLTLAISRAEKPVWPMRLWIIGYDFGCLLSLLLLYWRYWHTCINQADGVSHSDIEQQRGDEEFRSSHLMNRFRTSIELFFAIWFVMGNVWVFDSRLGSFHRAPKLHVLCISLLAWNAVSYSFPFLLFLLLCCCVPLVSNLLGYNMNMGSIDRGASDDQISKIPSWRYKAIDSLELSNGSDCDTALANESLECCICLAKYRDKEEVRQLPCSHMFHLKCVDQWLRIISCCPLCKQEIVR, from the exons ATGAATACCCGTTACTTTTTTCCGCCTGAGTCGTTGTGTAGTTCTGCTACTCCTGTTTCATTTTCGTCGATTTCTCCAGCTGGAGAAGATCGTATCGCTGCAGGTGTCCGGAACAGGTCACCTCGCGTCGCCCCCTCCTCGCTCTTGATAAGAATAGCAATGAGGATATCTAGAGCAAGGTGGTTCAGCTTCCTAAGAAGAGTATTCCACTACCAGAATGGGTCAAGATCAAACCTTGGGTCCAATCCTTTCAATTCTGGCACCTGGATGGTGCTGGAGTTCTTAGCTTTAGCTGTTCAAATAAGCATCACATCACTAACTTTGGCAATTTCTAGAGCGGAGAAGCCGGTCTGGCCTATGAGATTATGGATTATTGGGTATGATTTTGGCTGCCTTCTCAGTTTGCTACTGCTTTATTGGCGCTATTGGCATACGTGTATAAATCAAGCAGACGGTGTGAGCCACTCCGACATAGAGCAGCAGAGGGGAGATGAAGAATTCAG GAGCTCGCATTTAATGAACAGGTTTCGGACCTCCATTGAGCTCTTCTTTGCAATATGGTTTGTGATGGGTAATGTTTGGGTCTTCGATTCTCGCTTGGGATCTTTCCATCGTGCTCCGAAGCTTCATGTGCTCTGCATCTCTCTGCTTGCTTGGAACGCTGTCAGCTACTCCTTTCCTTTCCTCCTTTTCTTGTTGCTATGTTGCTGTGTGCCTTTGGTCAGCAACCTACTCGGATACAACATGAACATGGGGTCCATCGATCGTGGGGCATCTGATGATCAAATCTCCAAGATACCCAGTTGGAGATACAAAGCAATCGACTCATTAGAGCTCAGCAACGGCAGTGATTGTGACACGGCCCTCGCAAATGAAAGTCTA GAATGCTGCATCTGCCTAGCCAAATATAGAGACAAGGAAGAGGTGAGGCAGCTGCCTTGTTCCCATATGTTTCACCTCAAGTGTGTGGATCAATGGCTCAGAATTATATCTTGCTGTCCTCTTTGTAAACAAGAAATAGTCAGGTGA
- the LOC131167789 gene encoding E3 ubiquitin-protein ligase At4g11680-like isoform X1 produces the protein MNTRYFFPPESLCSSATPVSFSSISPAGEDRIAAGVRNRSPRVAPSSLLIRIAMRISRARWFSFLRRVFHYQNGSRSNLGSNPFNSGTWMVLEFLALAVQISITSLTLAISRAEKPVWPMRLWIIGYDFGCLLSLLLLYWRYWHTCINQADGVSHSDIEQQRGDEEFRSSHLMNRFRTSIELFFAIWFVMGNVWVFDSRLGSFHRAPKLHVLCISLLAWNAVSYSFPFLLFLLLCCCVPLVSNLLGYNMNMGSIDRGASDDQISKIPSWRYKAIDSLELSNGSDCDTALANESLVSFTGLKVGTHNYMQLNPVGKLSIRLLFSLIKLGKLSNLSLNLILVEPNEFLLFCFVK, from the exons ATGAATACCCGTTACTTTTTTCCGCCTGAGTCGTTGTGTAGTTCTGCTACTCCTGTTTCATTTTCGTCGATTTCTCCAGCTGGAGAAGATCGTATCGCTGCAGGTGTCCGGAACAGGTCACCTCGCGTCGCCCCCTCCTCGCTCTTGATAAGAATAGCAATGAGGATATCTAGAGCAAGGTGGTTCAGCTTCCTAAGAAGAGTATTCCACTACCAGAATGGGTCAAGATCAAACCTTGGGTCCAATCCTTTCAATTCTGGCACCTGGATGGTGCTGGAGTTCTTAGCTTTAGCTGTTCAAATAAGCATCACATCACTAACTTTGGCAATTTCTAGAGCGGAGAAGCCGGTCTGGCCTATGAGATTATGGATTATTGGGTATGATTTTGGCTGCCTTCTCAGTTTGCTACTGCTTTATTGGCGCTATTGGCATACGTGTATAAATCAAGCAGACGGTGTGAGCCACTCCGACATAGAGCAGCAGAGGGGAGATGAAGAATTCAG GAGCTCGCATTTAATGAACAGGTTTCGGACCTCCATTGAGCTCTTCTTTGCAATATGGTTTGTGATGGGTAATGTTTGGGTCTTCGATTCTCGCTTGGGATCTTTCCATCGTGCTCCGAAGCTTCATGTGCTCTGCATCTCTCTGCTTGCTTGGAACGCTGTCAGCTACTCCTTTCCTTTCCTCCTTTTCTTGTTGCTATGTTGCTGTGTGCCTTTGGTCAGCAACCTACTCGGATACAACATGAACATGGGGTCCATCGATCGTGGGGCATCTGATGATCAAATCTCCAAGATACCCAGTTGGAGATACAAAGCAATCGACTCATTAGAGCTCAGCAACGGCAGTGATTGTGACACGGCCCTCGCAAATGAAAGTCTAGTAAGTTTCACAGGCTTGAAAGTTGGAACCCACAACTATATGCAGCTAAACCCAGTCGGGAAACTGTCCATTAGATTGTTGTTTAGCCTGATTAAACTGGGAAAGTTGTCAAACTTGTCTCTTAATTTGATCCTTGTGGAACCTAATGAGTTTCTTCTATTCTGCTTTGTTAAATAG
- the LOC131167874 gene encoding farnesyl pyrophosphate synthase-like isoform X1 codes for MDDLKSSFVEQYTHIKHELLSDPAFDSTDSSRKWVERMLDYTVPGGKLNRGLSVVDSYKLLKEGKELTTEEITLSCSLGWCIEWLQAYFLVLDDIMDNSQTRRSQPCWYKLPEVGMIAVNDGIMLRNHIPRILKMRFRDKPYYVDLLDLFNEVEFQTTCGQMIDLITTLEGEKDLSKYSLPIHRRIVQYKTAYYSFYLPVACALLMFGENLDNHAEVKNILVEMGIYFQVQDDYLDCFGDPEVIGKIGTDIEDFKCSWLVVKALESCNEEQKKLLRENYGKADQANVAKVKELYKELDIEGAFLEYESSSYKKLTSAIEAQPSKAVQAVLKSFLGKIYKRQK; via the exons ATGGACGATCTGAAGTCTAGTTTTGTGGAGCAGTACACTCACATTAAGCATGAGCTTCTATCTGATCCTGCTTTCGATTCCACGGACAGTTCTCGCAAATGGGTGGAGCGG ATGTTGGACTACACTGTGCCGGGAG GGAAACTGAATAGAGGGCTTTCGGTTGTAGACAGCTACAAGTTGCTCAAAGAAGGAAAAGAACTAACCACTGAAGAAATAACCCTTTCATGTTCACTTGGTTGGTGTATTGAATGG CTTCAAGCATATTTCCTTGTTCTCGATGACATTATGGATAACTCTCAAACACGCCGAAGCCAACCTTGTTGGTACAAATTGCCTGAG GTTGGTATGATTGCTGTAAATGATGGCATAATGCTACGCAACCACATCCCAAGAATTCTCAAGATGCGTTTCAGGGATAAGCCATATTATGTGGATCTGCTGGATTTATTTAATGAG GTGGAATTCCAGACAACCTGTGGACAGATGATAGATTTGATCACCACGCTTGAAGGAGAGAAGGATCTTTCAAAGTACTCACTGCCTAT CCATCGTCGCATCGTTCAGTACAAAACCGCTTATTACTCATTTTACCTTCCG GTTGCATGTGCTTTGCTTATGTTTGGTGAGAATTTGGACAATCATGCAGAGGTTAAGAATATTCTTGTTGAAATGGgaatctacttccaagtacag GATGATTATCTGGATTGTTTTGGTGATCCTGAAGTGATTGGTAAA ATTGGGACAGATATTGAAGATTTTAAGTGCTCTTGGTTGGTTGTAAAAGCACTGGAAAGCTGTAACGAGGAGCAAAAGAAATTATTACGT GAGAACTATGGCAAAGCCGATCAAGCCAATGTTGCAAAAGTGAAGGAACTTTATAAAGAGCTCGATATCGAG GGTGCATTTTTGGAATATGAGAGCAGTAGCTATAAGAAGCTAACCAGCGCGATTGAAGCTCAGCCAAGTAAAGCAGTACAAGCTGTGCTGAAATCATTTTTGGGGAAGATATACAAGCGGCAGAAGTAG
- the LOC131167874 gene encoding farnesyl pyrophosphate synthase 1, mitochondrial-like isoform X2: MGGAALLILFLTGKLNRGLSVVDSYKLLKEGKELTTEEITLSCSLGWCIEWLQAYFLVLDDIMDNSQTRRSQPCWYKLPEVGMIAVNDGIMLRNHIPRILKMRFRDKPYYVDLLDLFNEVEFQTTCGQMIDLITTLEGEKDLSKYSLPIHRRIVQYKTAYYSFYLPVACALLMFGENLDNHAEVKNILVEMGIYFQVQDDYLDCFGDPEVIGKIGTDIEDFKCSWLVVKALESCNEEQKKLLRENYGKADQANVAKVKELYKELDIEGAFLEYESSSYKKLTSAIEAQPSKAVQAVLKSFLGKIYKRQK, translated from the exons ATGGGTGGAGCGG CTTtgctaattttatttttaacagGGAAACTGAATAGAGGGCTTTCGGTTGTAGACAGCTACAAGTTGCTCAAAGAAGGAAAAGAACTAACCACTGAAGAAATAACCCTTTCATGTTCACTTGGTTGGTGTATTGAATGG CTTCAAGCATATTTCCTTGTTCTCGATGACATTATGGATAACTCTCAAACACGCCGAAGCCAACCTTGTTGGTACAAATTGCCTGAG GTTGGTATGATTGCTGTAAATGATGGCATAATGCTACGCAACCACATCCCAAGAATTCTCAAGATGCGTTTCAGGGATAAGCCATATTATGTGGATCTGCTGGATTTATTTAATGAG GTGGAATTCCAGACAACCTGTGGACAGATGATAGATTTGATCACCACGCTTGAAGGAGAGAAGGATCTTTCAAAGTACTCACTGCCTAT CCATCGTCGCATCGTTCAGTACAAAACCGCTTATTACTCATTTTACCTTCCG GTTGCATGTGCTTTGCTTATGTTTGGTGAGAATTTGGACAATCATGCAGAGGTTAAGAATATTCTTGTTGAAATGGgaatctacttccaagtacag GATGATTATCTGGATTGTTTTGGTGATCCTGAAGTGATTGGTAAA ATTGGGACAGATATTGAAGATTTTAAGTGCTCTTGGTTGGTTGTAAAAGCACTGGAAAGCTGTAACGAGGAGCAAAAGAAATTATTACGT GAGAACTATGGCAAAGCCGATCAAGCCAATGTTGCAAAAGTGAAGGAACTTTATAAAGAGCTCGATATCGAG GGTGCATTTTTGGAATATGAGAGCAGTAGCTATAAGAAGCTAACCAGCGCGATTGAAGCTCAGCCAAGTAAAGCAGTACAAGCTGTGCTGAAATCATTTTTGGGGAAGATATACAAGCGGCAGAAGTAG